In Rhodothermales bacterium, a single window of DNA contains:
- the coaBC gene encoding bifunctional phosphopantothenoylcysteine decarboxylase/phosphopantothenate--cysteine ligase CoaBC translates to MRIPTRTRRSNLDNEKTVTDLSDRNIILGVTGGIAAYKSAELVRLLKKAGATVQVVMTPDATRFIGPLTLGTLSEREVLMEIFPENESGSWTKHVSLGLWADLFVVAPATAQTVGKLAHGLCDSMLTAVALAARCPILVCPAMDHDMFVHPATQSNLETLEEYGYVVMPPDRGELASGLVGQGRLPEPEAIVERIARELQQRIEACEDLVGMKVLVTAGPTRESIDPVRFLTNHSSGKMGFALAIAARLRGAHVVLVSGPSDLPSPTGVERIDVTTANEMYQAVIRHRDADVVIMAAAVADYTTESTASSKIKKEGDGDLVLTLHRTRDILAELGRSKEPEQTLVGFALETDNEIDNARRKIAEKNLDLIALNNPKDKGAAFRHDTNRVRLIDRDGAVEDLGTKSKDDIANLILDRVVSIRLVGEVSE, encoded by the coding sequence ATGCGGATCCCGACTCGAACCCGGCGATCGAATCTCGACAACGAAAAAACGGTGACTGATCTATCTGACCGAAATATCATTCTTGGTGTGACCGGTGGCATCGCGGCCTACAAATCGGCTGAGTTGGTCCGGTTGCTGAAGAAGGCGGGTGCGACCGTACAGGTCGTGATGACGCCGGATGCGACTCGTTTTATCGGGCCGCTCACCCTCGGGACGCTTTCTGAACGCGAAGTCCTCATGGAGATCTTTCCCGAGAATGAATCGGGAAGCTGGACGAAGCACGTGTCGCTTGGCCTGTGGGCGGATCTGTTTGTCGTCGCGCCGGCGACAGCCCAGACCGTCGGCAAGCTCGCCCACGGACTCTGCGACTCCATGCTCACTGCCGTGGCGCTTGCTGCACGCTGCCCCATCCTAGTTTGTCCCGCGATGGATCACGACATGTTCGTCCATCCTGCGACGCAGTCGAATCTGGAGACGCTCGAGGAGTATGGTTATGTCGTCATGCCGCCGGATCGGGGCGAACTCGCGAGTGGGCTGGTCGGACAGGGGCGGCTGCCGGAGCCGGAGGCAATCGTGGAGCGCATAGCCCGCGAATTGCAGCAGCGGATCGAGGCGTGCGAAGACCTCGTCGGGATGAAAGTGCTGGTGACCGCAGGGCCGACGCGCGAGTCAATCGACCCCGTCAGGTTTCTTACCAATCACTCGTCCGGAAAGATGGGCTTCGCTCTGGCCATTGCCGCCAGGCTACGCGGAGCCCATGTGGTTCTGGTGTCGGGGCCCTCCGACCTGCCGTCTCCAACCGGCGTCGAACGCATTGACGTAACGACCGCGAACGAGATGTACCAGGCCGTGATCCGACATCGCGATGCGGACGTCGTGATCATGGCGGCTGCCGTGGCGGACTACACGACAGAGTCGACCGCGTCGTCGAAGATCAAAAAAGAGGGAGATGGCGACCTGGTGCTAACACTGCACCGAACCCGTGACATCCTTGCCGAACTGGGCCGATCCAAGGAGCCGGAGCAGACGCTCGTCGGCTTCGCCCTCGAGACAGACAACGAGATCGACAACGCACGTCGCAAGATCGCAGAGAAGAACCTCGATCTCATTGCCCTGAACAACCCGAAAGACAAGGGAGCTGCGTTTCGTCACGACACGAACCGCGTACGCCTGATTGACAGAGACGGT
- a CDS encoding UMP kinase: protein MSEAGESSLRYKRVMLKLSGEALLGDKEYGVDDKVLATYAREIKTVIDEDVEVAIVIGGGNIFRGVNNASTGMTRAHADYMGMLATMINAMALQDALEQAGVYTRLLSSIKMEQIAEPFIRRRAIRHLEKRRVVIFGAGTGNPYFTTDTAAALRALEIDADVILKGTRVDGVFSADPEKDAGAELFKTIHGDDVIEKNLRIMDMTAFTLCKESDMPIIVFNMNVEGNLARVVRGDQVGTLVHWTGKASAAGVAHAR, encoded by the coding sequence ATGTCTGAAGCCGGCGAATCGAGCTTGCGTTACAAACGGGTCATGCTGAAACTGAGCGGCGAAGCGTTGCTCGGTGACAAAGAGTATGGCGTGGACGACAAGGTCCTCGCGACCTACGCACGGGAGATCAAGACGGTCATTGATGAAGATGTCGAAGTCGCGATTGTCATTGGTGGCGGCAACATCTTTCGCGGCGTGAACAATGCTTCGACGGGCATGACGCGAGCTCATGCGGACTACATGGGCATGCTTGCGACCATGATCAACGCCATGGCGCTCCAGGATGCGCTCGAGCAGGCGGGCGTGTACACCCGGTTGTTGTCGAGCATCAAGATGGAGCAGATTGCCGAGCCTTTCATTCGGCGGCGAGCGATCCGGCATCTCGAGAAGAGACGCGTCGTCATTTTCGGGGCGGGCACCGGAAATCCTTACTTCACGACGGACACGGCGGCCGCGCTTCGCGCGCTGGAGATTGATGCCGACGTGATACTGAAGGGGACCCGCGTGGACGGCGTGTTTAGCGCAGATCCCGAAAAAGACGCCGGGGCTGAGTTGTTCAAGACGATCCACGGCGACGACGTGATCGAGAAGAATCTGCGCATCATGGATATGACGGCTTTTACGCTTTGCAAGGAGTCGGACATGCCCATTATTGTTTTCAACATGAACGTGGAGGGCAACCTGGCGCGGGTCGTTCGCGGCGACCAGGTGGGAACGCTGGTTCACTGGACGGGTAAAGCATCTGCTGCCGGCGTGGCTCACGCCAGGTAG
- a CDS encoding elongation factor Ts: MSVSAKDVKRLRDITGVGMMDCKRALTESNGDFDAAIELLRKKGQKVAAKRADRDAKEGLVVARTSADGHTSVLVEVNCETDFVARNEDFQSFAGDVADLVLAKLPADRDALLALNMENGQKLEQMITELTGKIGEKIDVRRLAVLTNDSGQSVPYIHPGSRLGVLVSISGTGEATVVGRDVAMQVAALNPVATTRDEVPVDVQEKEVEIARDAARNEGKPEKILDRIAQGKLERYFKDNVLVEQPFVKDASISVGDLLKKSDLTVHSFVRFALGD; encoded by the coding sequence ATGTCTGTATCAGCCAAAGATGTAAAGCGGCTTCGCGACATCACCGGCGTGGGGATGATGGATTGCAAGCGTGCGCTCACTGAGAGCAACGGCGACTTTGACGCCGCCATCGAACTCCTCCGCAAGAAGGGACAGAAAGTTGCAGCGAAACGCGCCGACAGAGATGCCAAGGAGGGTCTCGTCGTTGCTCGAACATCCGCTGACGGTCACACAAGTGTGCTCGTCGAAGTGAACTGCGAAACAGATTTCGTCGCCCGAAACGAAGACTTCCAGTCCTTCGCCGGTGACGTCGCTGATCTCGTTCTCGCGAAGCTCCCTGCCGATCGCGATGCTCTCCTGGCGCTCAACATGGAGAACGGACAGAAGCTGGAGCAGATGATCACCGAACTTACCGGCAAGATCGGTGAGAAGATCGATGTCCGGCGACTGGCCGTACTGACCAACGACTCCGGCCAGTCCGTTCCGTACATCCACCCCGGTTCACGACTTGGAGTACTCGTTTCCATTTCGGGAACGGGAGAAGCCACGGTCGTTGGTCGTGATGTGGCCATGCAGGTCGCGGCATTGAATCCGGTCGCGACTACTCGCGACGAAGTACCGGTCGATGTCCAGGAGAAGGAAGTCGAGATCGCCCGCGACGCCGCACGCAACGAAGGCAAACCGGAGAAGATTCTCGATCGAATTGCTCAGGGCAAGCTCGAACGTTACTTCAAGGATAACGTGCTCGTTGAACAGCCGTTCGTGAAGGACGCCTCCATCAGCGTAGGCGACCTGCTCAAGAAGTCGGACCTGACCGTTCACTCGTTCGTCAGGTTCGCGCTCGGCGACTGA
- a CDS encoding YicC family protein, with product MISSMTGFGRGRAEGEGVTVVVEIKSVNSRFCEISVRGPRNLAEKEVDVQNRIKESLARGRITAHLTIEARAELESAVGINRPVAQAYRNLLQDLIRELDIQDSVRLEHLLRFPEIVDKTDTAETDIEELWPVVAAALEEAITKICAMRRKEGEALLSDLAGSLDTLEEGLATINDRAPERIVAARTRLQERIAELVSEERVDRERLEFEIAIMADKLDVNEEAVRLASHIQLFRDALEMKESVGRKLNFISQEMNREINTIGSKANDPEIAHVVVRMKEELERVREQIENVQ from the coding sequence ATGATTTCGAGTATGACCGGTTTTGGGCGGGGACGGGCTGAAGGCGAAGGAGTCACGGTCGTCGTCGAAATTAAATCCGTGAACAGCCGCTTCTGTGAGATTTCAGTCCGGGGACCGCGCAACCTCGCCGAAAAGGAGGTCGATGTTCAGAATCGGATCAAGGAATCCCTGGCACGCGGGCGTATCACGGCCCACCTCACCATTGAGGCGCGGGCCGAACTGGAGTCTGCTGTCGGCATCAATCGTCCGGTGGCCCAGGCGTACCGTAACCTGCTGCAGGACCTGATCAGGGAATTGGACATTCAGGACTCCGTCAGACTCGAGCACCTTCTGCGTTTTCCCGAGATCGTCGACAAGACCGATACGGCGGAAACAGACATCGAGGAACTCTGGCCCGTCGTCGCCGCGGCGCTGGAAGAGGCCATCACCAAGATATGCGCGATGCGGCGCAAGGAAGGTGAGGCTCTTCTGTCTGACCTTGCCGGAAGTCTCGATACGCTGGAAGAAGGTCTCGCGACCATCAATGATCGAGCGCCGGAACGTATTGTCGCGGCACGTACACGACTACAGGAGCGAATTGCCGAACTCGTAAGCGAAGAGCGCGTCGACCGGGAGCGTCTTGAATTTGAGATCGCCATCATGGCCGACAAGCTCGATGTAAACGAAGAAGCCGTTCGCCTCGCCTCGCACATACAACTTTTCCGCGACGCCCTTGAGATGAAAGAGTCCGTCGGCCGGAAGCTCAACTTCATTTCGCAGGAGATGAATCGCGAGATCAATACCATCGGATCAAAAGCAAACGACCCTGAGATCGCCCACGTCGTGGTGCGAATGAAAGAAGAACTTGAGAGAGTCCGTGAACAAATCGAAAACGTCCAATAG
- the frr gene encoding ribosome recycling factor, giving the protein MLDDHIKRVLGEATDKMDKALEHLRTELTSIRAGRASPAMLEHLRVDYYGTQTPLNQMASVSAPQPDLLMVQPWDTSALAEIEKAILTSNMGFNPSNDGTFIRIPIPPLSEERRKDLVKTARARGEDTKVAVRNVRRHSKDEIKRMQQDENLPEDMRYEGEEELQQVTDKHIQKIDDYLDRKEAEIMEV; this is encoded by the coding sequence ATGCTTGATGACCACATTAAGCGAGTGCTAGGGGAGGCCACCGACAAGATGGACAAGGCGCTCGAGCACCTTCGGACGGAACTGACCTCGATCCGGGCTGGCCGAGCGTCTCCAGCCATGCTTGAACACCTCAGGGTGGACTACTACGGGACACAGACGCCCCTGAACCAGATGGCGAGCGTCAGTGCGCCACAGCCGGACCTTCTCATGGTTCAGCCGTGGGACACCTCTGCACTTGCGGAGATCGAGAAGGCAATCCTGACCTCGAACATGGGATTCAATCCCTCGAACGACGGCACCTTCATCCGAATACCCATTCCGCCTCTTTCCGAGGAACGACGCAAGGACCTCGTTAAGACGGCACGGGCACGCGGCGAAGACACGAAGGTGGCCGTCCGGAATGTGAGGCGCCACTCGAAGGACGAGATCAAGCGAATGCAGCAGGACGAGAACCTGCCTGAGGACATGCGCTACGAGGGTGAGGAGGAGCTGCAGCAGGTCACCGACAAGCACATCCAGAAGATTGACGACTACCTCGACAGGAAGGAAGCGGAGATCATGGAGGTGTAA
- the gmk gene encoding guanylate kinase has translation MNKSKTSNSNGNADRRRIVVLTAPSGSGKTSIARRVMAQMPDLRFSVSVTTRPIRHYERDGVDYHFVSPETFNDYIESGELLEYQEVYPGRLYGTLQREVDRTAAEGPVLLDIDVKGALNVREAFGTDCFVIFIRPPSLEELEKRLTLRGSEDPSSLADRIDKATYELEHQDRFDAVVVNEDLDSAVTDTLALIHSFLDADPDSNPAIESRQRKNGD, from the coding sequence GTGAACAAATCGAAAACGTCCAATAGTAACGGCAACGCGGACCGACGAAGAATCGTTGTCCTCACCGCCCCGAGTGGCTCCGGCAAGACGAGCATCGCTCGCCGCGTCATGGCCCAGATGCCGGATCTCCGGTTCTCTGTTTCTGTAACCACGCGTCCTATTCGTCACTACGAGCGTGACGGGGTCGACTACCATTTCGTCTCACCTGAGACGTTCAACGATTACATCGAGTCCGGCGAGCTCCTGGAATACCAGGAGGTGTACCCGGGCAGGCTTTATGGAACGCTGCAACGTGAGGTGGACCGGACAGCCGCCGAGGGACCTGTGCTGCTCGACATCGACGTCAAGGGGGCGCTGAACGTCCGTGAGGCCTTCGGAACAGATTGTTTCGTGATCTTCATCCGCCCGCCATCGTTGGAAGAACTGGAAAAGAGACTCACACTGAGGGGAAGTGAAGATCCGTCGTCACTGGCCGATCGTATCGACAAGGCCACGTACGAACTCGAGCACCAGGATCGCTTCGACGCCGTCGTCGTCAACGAGGACCTGGACAGTGCTGTAACCGATACGCTTGCACTGATCCACTCTTTTCTCGATGCGGATCCCGACTCGAACCCGGCGATCGAATCTCGACAACGAAAAAACGGTGACTGA